From a single Verrucomicrobiota bacterium genomic region:
- a CDS encoding PAS domain S-box protein has product MSNHDSNLEVLLGDGIRVLMLQGEEGLSRRVSEWLHERVKPKYAVAVAANMEEAEARLASPGWHVLLADLDHPGLNGLSGIRRLDDLAAQIPIIVLGSAAQLEGAIGLLGGGAQDCLSKEQLDSALLSRSIQYSIGRKHSELALIRSEEKYHRIWDNIVEGIFQTTSDGHFLSANPALARIYGYESPEDLMAHITDIASRLYVDPQRRGDFVRLMEQSDVVNGFESQIYRKDGSVIWISENVRAIRGRNGQVLYYEGTVEDITTRKHAEEKLRNSETLYHSLVETLPQNIFRKDLSERFTFANQRFCLTLGKPLEEILGRTDFDFFPPELAEKYQRDDRIILETGKSLEVIEEHQPPEGGKLYVQVVKTPLYNAQGRIIGLQGIFWDITEKKLAEERERLAVRELAASREELRAKNDQLEQDLRMAMEIQQAMMPSQYPVFPRGVEPSASRFRFAHCYLPSGTLGGDFFNVLPISDTQVAIFICDVMGHGVRSSLVTAMIRALVEELKGEAGDPGGVLTHLNRDLRGILQPTGSILFTTAFMAVLDLKRQEMRWSSAAHPKPLYVPGTGATVQKVGSPDQKGPGALGLFEGSVYLTQQQSIFPGDRLLLFTDGLFEVEGPNGVMFEHEDLARIVGELRLLPLQELLPQVVNSVRNFGVSSVFQDDVCILGVELAR; this is encoded by the coding sequence ATGTCCAATCACGATTCGAATCTCGAGGTGCTGCTGGGCGACGGCATCCGTGTGTTGATGCTTCAAGGCGAGGAAGGGTTGTCGCGCCGGGTGAGCGAATGGCTGCACGAGCGGGTGAAGCCGAAGTACGCCGTCGCGGTGGCTGCGAACATGGAGGAAGCCGAGGCACGTCTGGCCTCGCCCGGCTGGCACGTGTTGCTGGCCGATTTGGATCATCCTGGTCTGAATGGATTGTCGGGCATTCGGCGGTTGGATGATTTGGCGGCCCAGATCCCCATCATCGTGTTGGGGTCGGCGGCTCAATTGGAAGGTGCCATCGGCTTGTTGGGTGGCGGCGCGCAGGATTGCTTGTCGAAGGAGCAACTGGACTCGGCCCTGCTCTCCCGATCGATTCAGTACTCGATCGGACGAAAGCACTCGGAACTGGCGTTGATCCGGTCGGAGGAAAAGTACCACCGCATTTGGGACAACATTGTGGAGGGCATTTTTCAGACCACGTCGGACGGGCATTTTTTGTCGGCCAATCCGGCCTTGGCGCGCATTTACGGGTACGAATCGCCTGAGGACTTGATGGCGCACATCACGGACATCGCTTCGCGTTTGTATGTGGATCCCCAGCGCCGGGGCGATTTCGTCAGGCTCATGGAGCAGAGCGACGTGGTGAATGGTTTTGAATCCCAGATCTATCGCAAGGATGGGAGTGTGATCTGGATTTCGGAGAACGTGCGGGCCATTCGTGGACGGAACGGGCAAGTGCTTTACTACGAGGGGACGGTGGAGGACATCACGACGAGGAAGCACGCCGAAGAAAAGCTGCGCAATTCGGAAACCCTGTATCACTCGCTGGTGGAGACGCTGCCGCAGAACATCTTCCGCAAGGATTTATCCGAGCGTTTCACGTTTGCCAACCAGCGTTTTTGTCTCACTCTGGGCAAACCCTTGGAGGAGATTTTGGGGCGGACGGATTTCGATTTTTTCCCTCCCGAGCTCGCGGAAAAGTACCAGCGCGACGATCGGATTATTTTGGAGACGGGCAAATCTTTGGAAGTCATCGAGGAGCATCAGCCTCCGGAGGGCGGTAAGCTGTATGTGCAGGTGGTCAAGACGCCGCTCTATAACGCGCAAGGCCGCATCATCGGGTTGCAGGGCATTTTTTGGGATATTACGGAAAAGAAGCTCGCGGAGGAGCGGGAGCGTCTGGCCGTGCGGGAACTGGCGGCGAGCCGGGAGGAACTGCGAGCGAAGAACGATCAGTTGGAGCAGGATCTGAGGATGGCCATGGAGATCCAGCAGGCCATGATGCCGTCGCAGTATCCCGTATTTCCTCGCGGTGTGGAGCCCTCGGCTTCGCGTTTTCGTTTTGCCCATTGTTATCTCCCTTCGGGAACGCTAGGGGGTGATTTTTTCAATGTGCTGCCCATCTCAGACACTCAAGTCGCGATCTTTATTTGCGATGTGATGGGTCATGGGGTTCGGTCTTCTTTGGTGACGGCCATGATCCGGGCGTTGGTGGAGGAATTGAAGGGAGAGGCGGGAGATCCGGGAGGGGTTCTCACGCACCTCAACCGGGACCTGCGGGGCATTCTGCAACCCACCGGAAGCATCCTGTTCACCACGGCTTTCATGGCGGTGCTCGACTTGAAGCGCCAGGAGATGCGCTGGTCTTCTGCGGCGCACCCAAAGCCACTGTATGTGCCGGGGACGGGAGCCACCGTGCAGAAAGTAGGCTCACCGGATCAAAAGGGTCCGGGCGCATTGGGGCTTTTTGAGGGGTCAGTCTATTTGACGCAGCAACAATCGATCTTTCCGGGGGACCGCTTGCTGCTTTTCACAGACGGTTTGTTCGAGGTGGAAGGTCCCAATGGGGTGATGTTCGAGCACGAGGATCTTGCCCGTATCGTCGGGGAGTTGAGGCTGCTCCCTTTGCAGGAGCTCTTGCCACAAGTTGTCAATTCCGTCAGAAATTTTGGCGTTTCGTCGGTTTTTCAGGACGACGTCTGCATTTTGGGAGTAGAACTGGCTCGCTAA
- a CDS encoding arylsulfatase yields the protein MPLFRTSLQTACLLIHPVRQSSAFLSMGRVMTTGLPGSTHRPPKRFSLGTLLVALALLAACVAQAQAPRAQRERFRKSPQPNIILIVADDLGYGDLGCYGQTRIKTPNLDRLAAEGMRFTQFYAGAADSTPSRAALMTGLHTGHGRIRGNKPIALAQEDTTLAEVLRAVGYKTCALGKWGLGSAGSTGMPTKQGFIDWFGYLDDVHSQNYYPTSLWRNERTFTLRGNLYGKRTEYSHDWFTKASLNYIRQQEIESFFLYIAYTLPQANQERQKAVRDGLEVPNDHPYTKEPWPQAEKNKAAMITRLDQDVGRILNAVRTTRLDEHTLILFTSDNGPHEDGGNKTAFFRSAGPLRGIKRDLYEGGIRVPMIARWTGKIPEGIVSDQVWAMWDLLPTLADIAGAKPPEKLDGLSMVPALLGKEQSEQHEFLYWESHEPGFQQAIRFKEWKGMRTAPGKDLELYHLVRDPGETNNVAASQQEITMKLSDLLKSARRESPDWPLTSTSPSPK from the coding sequence ATGCCTTTGTTTCGAACCTCCCTTCAAACCGCCTGCCTCCTCATTCACCCGGTGCGCCAGTCGTCCGCGTTCCTGTCCATGGGCCGGGTCATGACCACGGGGCTCCCGGGGTCCACCCATCGACCTCCGAAACGCTTTTCCCTCGGAACCTTGCTCGTGGCTCTCGCCTTGCTGGCGGCGTGCGTGGCGCAAGCTCAAGCCCCCCGAGCCCAGCGGGAGCGGTTTCGCAAGAGCCCCCAGCCCAACATCATTCTCATCGTGGCGGACGATTTGGGCTACGGTGATCTCGGCTGCTACGGCCAAACCCGAATCAAGACCCCCAACCTCGATCGCCTCGCGGCGGAAGGCATGCGCTTCACCCAGTTTTACGCGGGGGCCGCGGATTCCACCCCCTCCCGAGCCGCGCTCATGACCGGACTGCACACGGGCCACGGACGCATTCGCGGCAACAAGCCCATCGCGCTCGCGCAGGAGGACACCACCCTCGCCGAAGTCCTGCGCGCGGTGGGATACAAGACCTGCGCTCTGGGCAAGTGGGGCCTGGGATCCGCCGGTTCGACCGGCATGCCCACGAAACAGGGATTCATCGATTGGTTCGGATACCTCGATGACGTTCACTCGCAAAACTACTACCCCACGTCACTCTGGCGCAATGAACGCACCTTCACCTTGCGAGGCAACCTTTATGGAAAACGCACGGAATACTCCCACGATTGGTTCACGAAGGCTTCGTTGAATTACATCCGCCAACAGGAAATCGAATCTTTCTTTCTCTACATCGCCTACACGCTGCCGCAGGCCAACCAGGAACGCCAGAAGGCCGTTCGAGACGGCCTGGAAGTTCCCAACGACCATCCTTACACCAAGGAACCTTGGCCCCAAGCGGAGAAGAACAAGGCCGCGATGATCACCCGACTCGATCAGGATGTCGGACGCATCCTGAACGCCGTTCGCACCACGCGACTCGACGAACATACCCTGATCTTGTTCACCAGCGACAACGGACCGCACGAGGACGGCGGCAACAAGACGGCTTTCTTTCGCAGCGCAGGTCCGCTGCGCGGGATCAAGCGCGACCTTTACGAGGGCGGCATCCGCGTACCCATGATCGCGCGCTGGACAGGCAAGATCCCCGAGGGGATCGTCAGCGATCAAGTCTGGGCCATGTGGGATTTGCTGCCGACTTTGGCTGACATTGCCGGGGCCAAGCCGCCGGAGAAACTCGACGGCCTCTCCATGGTCCCCGCCCTGCTCGGAAAAGAACAGAGCGAGCAACACGAATTCCTCTACTGGGAATCCCACGAACCTGGCTTCCAGCAGGCCATCCGCTTCAAAGAATGGAAGGGCATGCGAACCGCGCCGGGCAAGGACCTTGAGCTCTACCATCTCGTTCGGGATCCGGGCGAAACAAACAACGTGGCCGCCAGTCAACAGGAGATCACCATGAAGCTGTCGGATCTGCTCAAATCAGCCCGCCGGGAATCCCCCGATTGGCCGCTAACTTCGACCAGCCCTTCGCCGAAATGA
- the rpsA gene encoding 30S ribosomal protein S1: protein MLTMEEALRQSNMRFAAGEIVKGTVIELRPKEVLVDIGYKSEGSIPGSEFADIKTVKLGDQVDVLIEKLEDKEGMVVLSKEKAEFKQNWEKILTICNEGGTINGKVKAVVKGGLIVNIGVEAFLPASQIDIVPPRNLNGFVGNTYAFKVVKINQERQNIVLSRRELIEQERNERRLKLLSEMTPGDIRKGTVKNITDFGAFIDLNGLDGLLHITDMSWGRIGHPSEMLKVGQEIDVVVLDINREKERVSLGLKQKLANPWDSIESKYPIGTRVKGKIVNLVPYGAFVELEPGVEGLVHVTELSWTKRIAKPSDVLKQEQEVEAVVLGINRDEQKISLGIRQLETNPWDKALEKYPHNTKVKGKVRNLTSYGAFIELEEGLDGMVHVSDISWTRKINHPSEVLKKGDEVEVMVLEIDKANQRISVGIKQLSEDPWKNIDQFYKVGDLVSGKVTKLASFGAFVGLQHDIDGLVHISQVSEERVDKIKNVLKVGQDVNARVIKIDKGDRRIGLSIKAANYSPEQLKAEQAMLDSLKPGEDLVALQHAFDAADDAREKDVKGPE from the coding sequence ATGCTGACCATGGAAGAAGCCTTGCGGCAGAGCAATATGCGCTTTGCCGCCGGCGAAATCGTCAAAGGCACCGTCATCGAACTTCGTCCCAAAGAAGTTCTGGTGGACATCGGTTACAAGAGCGAAGGATCCATCCCCGGTTCCGAATTCGCGGACATCAAGACCGTCAAGCTTGGAGACCAAGTGGATGTCCTGATCGAGAAACTTGAGGACAAGGAAGGCATGGTCGTCCTGTCCAAGGAAAAGGCGGAATTCAAACAGAACTGGGAGAAAATCCTCACCATTTGCAATGAAGGCGGCACCATCAACGGCAAGGTCAAGGCGGTGGTCAAAGGAGGCTTGATCGTCAATATCGGGGTCGAGGCTTTCCTGCCCGCTTCCCAAATCGACATCGTTCCGCCCCGCAATCTGAACGGCTTCGTCGGCAACACCTACGCTTTCAAGGTCGTCAAGATCAACCAAGAGCGGCAAAATATCGTCCTCTCCCGCCGGGAACTCATTGAGCAGGAACGCAACGAACGACGTCTCAAGCTTCTCTCGGAGATGACCCCGGGCGATATTCGCAAGGGCACCGTCAAGAACATCACCGACTTCGGCGCTTTCATTGACCTCAACGGTCTTGACGGCCTTCTTCACATCACCGACATGTCCTGGGGCCGGATCGGCCACCCCTCGGAAATGCTCAAGGTCGGGCAGGAAATCGACGTCGTCGTGCTCGATATCAACCGGGAGAAGGAACGCGTCAGCCTCGGTCTCAAGCAAAAGTTGGCCAACCCCTGGGACAGCATCGAGTCCAAGTATCCCATCGGAACCCGCGTCAAAGGCAAGATCGTCAACCTGGTTCCCTACGGCGCATTCGTCGAACTCGAACCGGGTGTCGAAGGACTCGTCCACGTCACCGAACTCTCCTGGACCAAGCGCATCGCCAAGCCTTCGGACGTGCTCAAGCAGGAACAAGAGGTCGAAGCGGTGGTGCTCGGCATCAACCGGGATGAGCAAAAGATCTCCCTCGGCATCCGCCAACTGGAGACCAATCCTTGGGACAAAGCCCTCGAAAAATATCCCCACAACACCAAGGTCAAAGGCAAGGTCCGCAACCTCACCAGTTACGGCGCCTTCATCGAACTCGAAGAAGGCCTCGACGGCATGGTTCATGTGTCCGACATTTCCTGGACCCGCAAGATCAACCATCCCTCGGAAGTGCTGAAGAAGGGCGACGAGGTCGAGGTGATGGTGCTCGAAATCGACAAGGCGAACCAGCGCATTTCAGTCGGCATCAAACAGCTCAGCGAAGATCCCTGGAAGAACATCGACCAGTTCTACAAAGTGGGCGATCTGGTCTCGGGCAAGGTCACCAAACTCGCCAGTTTCGGCGCGTTCGTCGGCCTCCAGCACGACATCGATGGCTTGGTTCACATCTCCCAGGTCAGCGAGGAGCGCGTGGACAAAATCAAGAACGTGCTCAAGGTCGGCCAGGATGTGAATGCCCGCGTCATCAAGATCGACAAAGGCGACCGCCGCATCGGCCTGTCCATCAAAGCGGCGAACTACTCGCCCGAGCAACTCAAAGCCGAGCAAGCCATGTTGGATTCCCTCAAGCCGGGTGAAGACCTCGTGGCCCTGCAACACGCCTTCGACGCGGCGGACGATGCCCGCGAAAAGGACGTCAAGGGCCCCGAGTAG